AGACTAAGTACAGGAGCAAAGATCTCTTCCTTGGCAATCGTCATTTCTGGGGTCACATGATCAAAGATGGTTGGCCCAAGGTAATTTCCTTCTGTCATTTCATCCATTTCTTTCCGCCCATCGCGAATCAGAGAAGCTCCTTCGGAAACGCCCTTTTTAATATAGCCTAGTACTTTTTCTCTGTGACTTTCCCTAATAACCGGTGTCAGCAATACGTCTTCATCCATACCATTACCGATTGTCAGGGAATTTGATTTGTTTTTCAGCTCTTCCACAAATGAATCATTATCACCGACCACCACTACTGCACTGCATGCCATGCAACGCTGCCCAGCACTTCCAAATGCAGAGGTTAAAATATGTTGAGCAGCTTTTTCTATGTTGGCATCCGGCATGACGACATGGTGGTTTTTCGCACCAGATAATGCCTGAACCCGCTTCCCATTTTTGGCGGCAGTTTCAAACACATATTTTGCAACCGGCTGGGATCCTACAAAGGATATAGCTTTAACATCCTCATGATCTAACAGCCCATTGACTACATCATGTGCACCGTGGACAATATTCAACACTCCGTCTGGTGCTCCTGCTTCTGTAAACAACTCGACCAATCGATTGGCAAGCATCGGGGTCCGTTCTGAAGGCTTCAAAACAAATGTATTACCACAAGCGATGGCAAGCGGGAACATCCATAGCGGAACCATCATTGGAAAGTTAAAAGGCGTTATTCCGCCTACAACTCCCAGCGGGTATCTGTACATGCTAGAATCAATATCTTCCGCAATATTGGATAAGGTCTCCCCCATCATCAATGTTGGTGCACCAGCTGCAAACTCTACACACTCCAACCCTCTCTGCACTTCTCCATGTGCTTCTTTGAACGCTTTTCCGTTTTCAAGAACAATTAACTTTGCCAGTTCGTCATGATTTTTTGTTAATAGGTGATGGTAGGCATACATGATGCGTGCACGTTTAGGTACAGGCATATCCTTCCATGTTTTAAATGCCAGCTTGGCTGCCTTCACTGCCTCCTCTACATCTTCTTTGGTAGATATCGGCACCTTTACCAAACATTCTTTTGTTGCGGGATTGATGACTTCCATCTTCTCTGAACCTTTGGAATCCACCCATTTTCCATCTATGAAATTTTGCAATACCCTTGTGTCTTTTGAAGTAATTGCCATAATATTGTCCTCCTCATTCGTTAATAGAATATTTAGAACTTATGACTATTATCTGACAAAATAGAAAGGCTTTCATTAGACAAAATGTAAAATGGATAAGGTTTCGTTCCTGACATTTTGGCAGAAAAAAAGTTGGTCCCTTCAGGAAACCAACTTTGTCAGCATTTTAAAAACTAAATGTTTTACTATCTCCGTCTAAATACGAATTGGTTGTGTTCAAATATTCATATACCATTACCATGAACTCAATCACAAGCCTTTTTTCAGAAGTCATGAAGTCCTCCCCAAGTAAGCTTTCAAGTTTTTGGATCCGATGATAGAGAGTCTGTCTAACAATATAGAGCTTACTTGCCGTCTCTTTTTTAGAACCATTGCAGGAGAGATAGATCTTCAACGTCTCAAGAAGCTTCCCATTATGCTTTTGATCATAAATAATGACAGGCTCCAAATATTCCATGACAAAATCACGAAGATCATGATGTTTTTGCATGAAAGAAATCAAGCGGTAAATATGAAGGTCCTCAAAAAAGGAGAAATATTCATCCTTCAACAGTTGCTCCTGAATTTGCATAGCCTCCCATGAAGACTGATAACTTTTGGATAGTTGATCAAGAGGCAGAACATATTTCCCAACAGCAAAACGGAGTGAATAATTTCCTTTGGAGTCCTTTTGTTTGCCGAGAATGTTGGCTACTCCTTCAGATAGCCTATCCTTCCAACCTTTCTCCTCTCTTCTGTTTATAAGAATGACCGTTAGCGTATTTTTCATTTCTGTAAAGAACACAGAGAAACCTTGTTGTTCAAAGATGGAGCGAAATAAAAGGGTTAAATAAGTTTTGTCCAGCGCCGGGGCATGTTGGTTTTTCTTTTTACAAAGAAGTACCACTCCGCCTTTATGAAAAACAGCCTCATTTCGACCAAGGAAATCCCGGATGGATTCTTTGCTCTGACCACCTTCAAGCCAACTGCGAAGCCACTCGCTTTCTTCAAGTCTTCTTTTCTCCTCCACATACAATCCTCTTAAAATATGCTGAGCAAGCGCTGTGATGGTTCGATCTAATAGTAAATGATCGAACTCGCTCAACACACGGTCGTGAGAAAGAATATGTATGATGCCATGTTGCTTGTCCATTACTTGAACAGACTCCCTTAAGTACCTTTCTTTCAAAAGATCAGCATTCATCGAGCATACGATTTTTTTCCGCTCGTGAATAGGAACGTCCGGTATGAAGAACCTTTCTCCCGATTTATTTTCATATATAATTTGAGTTTCCAAATGTTCTTGCAAATAATGTAGTATTTGCATTTCATGGGTAATGGTCAAAAGTTTCTTGTTCAACGTTTGAGAGTAACTTTCGAGTTGAGAGATCATTTGATATTGCTGGTTAATCAACACAGAATGAATATCTTGCGTAATATCTACAAATGACACTTCCTGATGAAAGAGGATGAGAGGGAATGCTTGTGCATTAGCTAAGTTAATGATTTCTTGTGGGATGGAGGGGATATAGGCACCTTTTTCAATACACAATCCGGCAGCCTGACAGTTTATAAGCTGCTGAACAAACGACTTAAATTTCTCCATATTATTTCCAAAAGAAACCCCAGTGGATAAAATTAGTTCTTGTCCATTCAACAACTTTTCTATATTGGTGATTTCCACGACATGCACCCATTTTACTTGACGGTGGATGCCTTGTTTCCCTGCGACTACCTCAGATTTTTCAAATTGCTTCCGCTTCATGATCTCCTGTAGGGACAACATGGTTTTCATGTATTCACCTCTTTTTCTAAAATGGTTGCTACCTTTATGTATGACTAGGTCCTAAAACGATACTTTAATTATAACGTAATCAAGGGTGTTATTTAATTAAATATTCTGACAAAAATACACAAAAGATGACATGTTGGCCTTTTCTCCACATGTCATCTTTTGTCTCTTAATTATTTATCGGAAAATATAACTGAATCTCCTGGACCATTTCTTGAAATTCACCTTCATCATTAAAGTCGCTTGAATCCCAGTTTTCCAAAATCCAATTGACAAGTTCTTCAGGTGAATTAAAAAACTCGCCACTAGAATCTGCTTTGCGGATGGTGAACCTGTTGTTGTCTTCATCAATTGTTACCTCGCAAGGGTAGGCGCTCTCTTTGCATTTCAATTGATACTCCATATAAAGAATACTCCTTTCACGATGCAGTTTGCATGATTTTATTCGCAGCAAGATCAAACTATGAAGGTTTCGTTAATTTTCTTGCCGTTGTTGCTTAATCAATAGGGAGGCAAAGTACTTCCTTGAATCTGCATGCTTAATGTGTAGGGTCTCTTCATGGGAAATCTCTTTCTTACCATCGTTTCGTTCCAGAACAAGAAAGGAGCCTTCTAAGTTCTCTTCTACATCTTTAATACGAAACCCTTTATTTATGAAAAAATCTATCTTTTCTTTTTCTGCTATATATTGTTGATAATCACTCAAATTATATTCCTCCTAACAGGTTAACTTGAAAGTTCTTTTGGTTCGTCATAAGTTTCCGCTTCGTCCAAGATAACCCAGTCTCTACCAACTGTAATTCCAAGATACTTCTCATCATCAGGATCCTCAATTTCAGCCTGCTGATACTTTTTAAAGTACCAATATTTTGCAAGAATATAATATAGACCCCCACCCACTACAAAACCGACAATAAACGAATAGTTTGCAAGATAGTATGCTGCCGCTCCTCCTACAAACCAAGAAATAAATCCTGCTAGATTAAAGCCTTTTGTATATTTGAACTGACCATTGTTTTCATAAAGATCATGCACGTTCACGCGGCGTTTCCTCAATAAATAGTAATCCGCAAACAGAATCCCCACGATTGCTGAAAGAATTCCCCCAACAACCAATAAAACCGGAATTAATATTCCAAAAAGGTTCCAAGGTTGAACAACAGAACCTACTATCCCAGCGATGACAACACCAGCCCAGAACGGAACTTTTGGACCTCCAACATTGGAAAAAATGGTTGCAGCCGGGATAAGGTTGGCTGAAGCATTGGTAGACCATTGGGCAAAAATAATCATTAATAAAAGAACACCTAGAACAATTCCACTGGCTGCCTCCTGCAACGCGACAACAGGATCATAGTTTGATACGGCAATATATGAAACACCGCCGATGGCTACCATGAATGTTTGTGTAATCGGCAAGGCAATGACGCTTCCGACAATGCTGGATTTGTTTCGTTTTAACCAGTTTCGTTCATATTTAGGTGCTTTAATGAAACGCGAGATAGATGGAATATCTGCTGCCAATGTTGCCCAGAATCCCATGTTACTGAATATGACTATCAGGAAAGCTGTTACGGCAGCTCCTCCTGTTACCGGGCTTTCGATCCACGACCATACTTCCCTGCCTTGATCCAGTGCTCTATCAGATAGGGTGGTGTACATCCAGGCAGAAATGATGATTATGATTGGTGCTGCAAGATCAGCAAAGCGCTCAACCGCTTTAATGCCAAGTGCGGTATTAAGTAGTTGAACAGCTGCAAAAATGAGAAAACACACAAACCAGTTATCAAATCCTGTTAGTGTAAATAGTATGGCATTCATGGCGGTGGCGCCAAAGTAGGTGTTGATACCAAACCAAAAGGATGCCGCCAAGCCACGGATGATAGAAGGGATATGTGTTCCTATCGTTCCGAATGGTGCCCGCATATAAACCGGGAAAGAGAGTCCGTGTTCAATTCCTATATCCCCTGTAATGGTCATGAACAATCCAATGGCTACGCTACCGATGATGGTAGCAACGATTACCCAGCCAAGCGATAAGCTTTGTACGCCTGCTCCTCCTATTGCAAAGGCAGCGAGTACGACTGCCATCCCGACCCACATGACTGCAAATCCGACTGTGCCGATTTTTCTGTTTGCGTGAGAGATTGGGAGTAGGTCTGGCGATTTTAAGTAACTTTCATTCTTTTTCATAACAACACCCCATTTTAAAATTTAAAGTATCTTTCAACTCTTGCAGTTCTGCGTTCCGGGTGATCGCTTTCCACGGGGGGCGTGTGCTTGAGCCTCCTCCCAACGCTTCAGGGGTCTCAACCTACCGCTACCTCCCGCCGGAGAGAGTCTCTCACCCTGCACTTCGAACTGCAAGGAAATCTTTTTTGTTATATAACAAATGCTTGACCTAGGGTGATTGTGTAGGTCAAGCATACGGAGGTTGGTTGAATAGAATTGTTAGGTTAGTTGGGTTAGATGGACAAGGTCTCGTTCTGTTTCAGTTGGGATGCTGCTCCATATCTGTTGCGTTTAATATATTGCCCGCTTCCTGCTTTACCGACAAATTGCTTATCTCGAACGACAAAGTCACCTCGCACGAGTACAGAAACAGGTTCACCGGTGATTTTCATTCCTTCAAATGCATTATAATCAACAGCCATATGGTGGGTCGTAGCGGATATCACCCTTTCATGGTTCGGGTCAAAAATGACGATATCGGCATCAGCTCCAACGGAAATGGTGCCTTTTTTTGGAAACATTCCAAAAAGCTTTGCGACTCTTGTGGAAACAATGTCGACGAACTGATTGATGGATATCCGCCCTTTTTTCACACCTTCTGAAAACAGAATGCTGACCCTGTCTTCGATCATCGGCCCTCCATTTGGTATTTTTGTAAAGTCACCTTTTCCTAGCGTTTTTTGTCCTTCAAAGTCAAACGAGCATTGATCAGAGCCAAGTGTCTGAAGCTGACCGCTTTTTAAGGCATTCCATAAAACTTCTTGATGCCATTTATCACGCAAAGGAGGGGACCAGACATATTTGGCACCTTCAAAGTTCGGTTTTTCTAAATAGCTTTTATCAAGAGCCAAGTATTGCGGACAGGTTTCTCCCCAGATTTCCACCCCTTTGTTTCTTGCTTCGGCAATCTTCTCTACCGCTTCAGCACAGGACACATGAACCACATAAAGCTGAGAATCTGCAAGCGAAGTAAGTTGGGCAGCCCTTCCAGTTGCTTCCCCTTCCACTTCAGGAGGCCTTGTTAAGGCATGGTAAATTGGGTCTGTATTTCCGTTTTCCAATGCTTCCTTTGTTAAGTAATCAATAACATCTCCATTTTCTGCGTGAACCATGACAAGAGCACCAAGGTCCTTCGCCGCCTTTAACGTATGAAAGAGGGTTGCATCATCTGCCTGGAACACATTTTTATAAGCCATAAATACTTTAAAAGAAGTGATGCCTTCTTTTTCAATTACTTGTGGAAGCTCCTTCATGACCGTTTCATTCATTTCACCAATCATTAAATGAAAGCTATAGTCGATAACCGCTTTATCCTTTGACTTCTCATGCCAAGTTTTAATCGCATCTTTAAGTGGACGACCCTTTTCTGTAAGGCAAAAATCAATGATGGATGTCGTTCCTCCAAAAGCTGCGGCCATTGTTCCACTTTCAAAATCATCTTTTGTAACAGTTCCCCCAAAGGGCATATCCAAGTGTGTATGAGGATCAATCGCACCAGGAAAGATATAACAGCCTTTCGCATCAATCACTTCCGCATCCGCTGAGGAAAGGTTGAGTCCGATAGAAGAGATCGTTTCCCCGTCAATTAAAATATCTGCTTCATACTGGTCGCTTGCTGTCACAATGATTCCGTTCTTTATTAGTTTTTTTGCTGCCATTTTATTCATTCCCCCTTATTTAACCGTATCCACTTCGCATTGTTTCAATAAACCAAGAGCAGATTGCCTGTCATTCCATGTCATTGGCGGTTGTTCATGTGGCAGCTCCACCATGGTGATAGCGTCTTCCACCGGGCAGACAATAGAGCAAAGGTTACACCCTACACAATCTTCTTCTCTTACTTGCAAATATGATTTTCCTGAGGAATCCTTCAACATATCAATACACTGGTGGGAAGTATCTTCACAGGCGATATGGCATTTATTGCAGTTAATACAGGTATCCTGATTGATTCTTGCCACAATCTTGTAGTTCAAATCAAGATTTCCCCAGTCCGAATATTTCGGTACAGATTTTCCTACAAGGTCCATCACCCTGGCAATTCCTTTTTCATCTAGGTAATTATTCAGCCCATCCAACATGTCTTCCACAATTCGGAATCCATGATGCATAGCTGCGGTACAGATTTGAACACCAGTTGCCCCCATTAGCATAAACTCCACCGCATTTTGCCAGTTAGAGACACCGCCCATTCCGGAGATCGGAACATTTATTCTTGGGTTTCTTGCACATTCCCCCACCATATTCAGTGCGATTGGTTTTACAGCTGGCCCGCAATACCCGCCATGGGCCCCTTTACCGCCCACATGAGGTATAGTGTTCCAACTATCAAGATCCACACCAGCGAGGCTGTTGATTGTATTGATCATACTGACAGCGTCCGCTCCTCCTCTAACTGCTGCCTCTGCCGTCACTGTGATGTCGGTGATGTTTGGTGTCAATTTAACGATGACAGGTGTATTTGCTGCTTCTTTTGCCCAATAGGTTTGCTTTTCGACAAGGTCCGGAACCTGACCGGATGCAGAACCCATTCCCCTTTCAGCCATTCCGTGCGGACAGCCGAAGTTCAACTCCAGTCCATCCACTCCTACCGCTTCCACCTTTTTCACAATTTCATGCCATTTTTCTTGTTTTGGTTCTACCATCAAAGAGGCAATGACCGCTCGATCTGGAAACTTCTTTTTGGTTTCTTCTATTTCTCTTAAGTTCACTTCTAAAGGTCTGTCGGTAATGAGCTCAATATTGTTGAAACCCGCTACTCTCTGTCCATTAAAACTGACTGCAGCAAACCGAGAAGACACATTAATAATCGGATCACCAAGCGTCTTCCATACAGCGCCTCCCCACCCTGCTTCAAAAGCACGCTGCACCTGATATCCCGAATTAGTTGGCGGTGCTGAAGCGAGCCAGAATGGATTAGGTGCTTTAATACCTGCCAAATTTATTGATAGATCTGCCAAATGCTTTCCCCCTCACACTATTTTTCAGGCCGTCTCCACCTTGTTTTTTACAAATTTTTCATACAGAGCATATGCTGTGAGTTTTCCTTGTTCCGCAGCAGTTACCACCATTGCCTCTCCTTGGCCCTTACCGAAAACGACATCGCCACAGGCAAATATTTTATCATTAGAGGTTTGATGGGTACGTTTGTCTATCTTCACTACTCCATCGTCATGAATGAGACCGAATTGCTCTATAAGATTGGTGTATCTGGTCTGACCGATTGCCTTAATGACAGCATCAACTTGCAATGTGAATTCGGAACCATCCACTTTCATTGGTCTTCTTCTACCGTCAGCCCCAGGCGCCCCAAGCTCCATTCTTACGCATTCAATGGCCGTGACTTCGCCTTTTTCGTTTCCGATAATTTTACTTGGCGCTGTAAGCCAGCGGAATTCTACACCATCCTGCTTTGCAAACTCATACTCAAAGTCATAAGCAGTCATCTCTTCTTGCGTCCTGCGATAAAGAATTTTTACATTTTCTGCACCAAGCCGAACTGAACATGTCGCACCATCGATTGCAGTATTTCCGGCACCAATGACCACGACATTTTTCCCTTTGAATTTATCTGTAATGCTAGTGGTTTTTGTTTCTTTTACAAAATCAATGGCATCATACACTCCATTTAGATTTTCGCCGTCAATACCTAGCATCGGGACACTGGCCATGCCGACAGCTAAAATAACACCATCATAGTGAGTCAGAATATCATCTACTGATATGTCCACTCCCACTCTTGTATTGGTTCGTATCTCCACATCTAAGCTTTTAACCTGTTCCACTTCCCAAAAAGAAACACTTTTAGGTAGGCGGAAGGAAACAATTCCATACGTATTCAGGCCTCCTGCTTCTTTCTCTGCTTCAAAAATAGTGACTTGAAATCCAAGTAGAGCCAGTTCACGAGCTGCAGAAAGCCCCGCTGGCCCCCCACCGACAATCGCTACTTTTTTTCCGTTGGATTTCCCTTTTTGGAAAAGAACCTGCTCGTTTCGAATGGCCCAGTCTGTTGCATAGCGTTGAAGATCGCCTATTGCAATTGGTTTTGTATGATGATTAAGAACGCATGCCCCTTCACACAACTCCTCCGTCGGGCATACCCTCGAACAGCTTGCTCCGACAGGATTGGCACTCATAATTGTTTTGGCGGAACCTTTTAAGTTACCTGAAGCAATTTTTTTGATAAAAGAAGGAATATCAATACTTGTCGGGCACGCTACAATACAAGGTGCATCGTAGCAATATAAACAGCGGTTAGCCTCCTCCAACGCTTCCCGATCTGTTAGACCAGGTTTTGCTTCCATAAAATTCACCGTTAAATCTTCTAAATCAATTCGTTTCATTGCCCCTTTCACATACCCACTCCCCTTTATCCATTCTCGCAAGAAAAAAAGGCAACTCATATCGACGGATGTGCCCAATATTAACTACTGGAATCAGGTTCACAAACTGCGAATGAATTACCTCTTGTCCTTTACGGCAAAAGTGCGGTCATTTCTTCATATGTCTCCGGTCTTCTGTCACGGTAAAATTGCCACACATCTCTCACTTCACGGATTAATTTTTTGTTCATTTCACCAATGATTACTTCGTCTTGATCTCTGCTGCCGATGGAAACGAAGGATCCTCTTGGGTCAACCAGATAGGACTGTCCATAAAACTCGCCCATTTTCCATGGACCTTCCACCCCAACCCTGTTGATGGCACCGACATAATAGCCATTTGCCACTGCATGTGCAGGTTGCTCCAATTTCCATAAGTATTCTGAGAGACCGGCCACTGTAGCGGAAGGGTTAAAGACGATTTCAGCACCTTTTAAACCAAGCAGTCTTGCACCCTCAGGAAAATGTCTGTCATAGCATATGTACACACCAACTTTTGCATATGCTGTATCAAAAATCGGATATCCAAGGTTGCCCGGTTTGAAATAAAATTTTTCCCAGAAGCCGTGGCCTTGATCTCCTACCCCAACTTGAGGAATATGTTGTTTACGGTATTTTCCGAGATACTTGCCATCTGCATCAATTACTGCTGCCGTGTTGTAATACGTGGCAATGCCTTCTCGCTCATAGATTGGAAGGACTATTACTACACCAAGCTCCTTTGCAAGGTCTTGGAATAGTTTTGTTGTAGGACCATTCGGTATTTCCTCGGCAGCCTCGTACCACTTGGCATTCTGTTCACTGCAAAAGTATGGACCATAAAAGATTTCCTGAAGACAGATAATCTGCGCGCCCTTCGCTTTTGCATCTCTAACAAGGTTGATATGCTTTTCGATAGCCGCCTTTTTATGGACCGCAACGGCCTCCGAACCATCCACATCATTGGATGCTTGAATTAAACCTATCATCACTTTGTCGGACATATAAGAACCTCCCTTTGATGATTGCATGCGAAAAATAAATTATTAGAATAATTAGAACTTTATGTATATTCTACTGTCTTTAGGCTTGTTTTTCACTATACATAATGTTAAATGATACAAGGGCAAGACTGTCCACAATGTAAAATGGCAGTAACCTAGTTGATTGGAGTGGAAGGCGCGCAGAAGTCAGCGGAAATGTAATTAAGTGTTGCTTTAACTCCGCTGTTGATTTCCGCAAATGGCTTTGCTTTCCTAGGGGCGCTGCTGGAGCCTCCTCGGCAAGCCTGCGGGGTCTCCACCTAGCGCTATCTCCCTCAGGAGTCTTCGCCTTTTGCTCCAATCAACAGCTAGAAATTAAGTAAAAAACCCGCTCCTATAAAAGGAACG
This window of the Sutcliffiella horikoshii genome carries:
- the preA gene encoding NAD-dependent dihydropyrimidine dehydrogenase subunit PreA, whose protein sequence is MADLSINLAGIKAPNPFWLASAPPTNSGYQVQRAFEAGWGGAVWKTLGDPIINVSSRFAAVSFNGQRVAGFNNIELITDRPLEVNLREIEETKKKFPDRAVIASLMVEPKQEKWHEIVKKVEAVGVDGLELNFGCPHGMAERGMGSASGQVPDLVEKQTYWAKEAANTPVIVKLTPNITDITVTAEAAVRGGADAVSMINTINSLAGVDLDSWNTIPHVGGKGAHGGYCGPAVKPIALNMVGECARNPRINVPISGMGGVSNWQNAVEFMLMGATGVQICTAAMHHGFRIVEDMLDGLNNYLDEKGIARVMDLVGKSVPKYSDWGNLDLNYKIVARINQDTCINCNKCHIACEDTSHQCIDMLKDSSGKSYLQVREEDCVGCNLCSIVCPVEDAITMVELPHEQPPMTWNDRQSALGLLKQCEVDTVK
- a CDS encoding nitrilase-related carbon-nitrogen hydrolase; protein product: MSDKVMIGLIQASNDVDGSEAVAVHKKAAIEKHINLVRDAKAKGAQIICLQEIFYGPYFCSEQNAKWYEAAEEIPNGPTTKLFQDLAKELGVVIVLPIYEREGIATYYNTAAVIDADGKYLGKYRKQHIPQVGVGDQGHGFWEKFYFKPGNLGYPIFDTAYAKVGVYICYDRHFPEGARLLGLKGAEIVFNPSATVAGLSEYLWKLEQPAHAVANGYYVGAINRVGVEGPWKMGEFYGQSYLVDPRGSFVSIGSRDQDEVIIGEMNKKLIREVRDVWQFYRDRRPETYEEMTALLP
- a CDS encoding NAD(P)-dependent oxidoreductase, which translates into the protein MKRIDLEDLTVNFMEAKPGLTDREALEEANRCLYCYDAPCIVACPTSIDIPSFIKKIASGNLKGSAKTIMSANPVGASCSRVCPTEELCEGACVLNHHTKPIAIGDLQRYATDWAIRNEQVLFQKGKSNGKKVAIVGGGPAGLSAARELALLGFQVTIFEAEKEAGGLNTYGIVSFRLPKSVSFWEVEQVKSLDVEIRTNTRVGVDISVDDILTHYDGVILAVGMASVPMLGIDGENLNGVYDAIDFVKETKTTSITDKFKGKNVVVIGAGNTAIDGATCSVRLGAENVKILYRRTQEEMTAYDFEYEFAKQDGVEFRWLTAPSKIIGNEKGEVTAIECVRMELGAPGADGRRRPMKVDGSEFTLQVDAVIKAIGQTRYTNLIEQFGLIHDDGVVKIDKRTHQTSNDKIFACGDVVFGKGQGEAMVVTAAEQGKLTAYALYEKFVKNKVETA
- a CDS encoding NCS1 family transporter gives rise to the protein MKKNESYLKSPDLLPISHANRKIGTVGFAVMWVGMAVVLAAFAIGGAGVQSLSLGWVIVATIIGSVAIGLFMTITGDIGIEHGLSFPVYMRAPFGTIGTHIPSIIRGLAASFWFGINTYFGATAMNAILFTLTGFDNWFVCFLIFAAVQLLNTALGIKAVERFADLAAPIIIIISAWMYTTLSDRALDQGREVWSWIESPVTGGAAVTAFLIVIFSNMGFWATLAADIPSISRFIKAPKYERNWLKRNKSSIVGSVIALPITQTFMVAIGGVSYIAVSNYDPVVALQEAASGIVLGVLLLMIIFAQWSTNASANLIPAATIFSNVGGPKVPFWAGVVIAGIVGSVVQPWNLFGILIPVLLVVGGILSAIVGILFADYYLLRKRRVNVHDLYENNGQFKYTKGFNLAGFISWFVGGAAAYYLANYSFIVGFVVGGGLYYILAKYWYFKKYQQAEIEDPDDEKYLGITVGRDWVILDEAETYDEPKELSS
- a CDS encoding PucR family transcriptional regulator, which translates into the protein MKTMLSLQEIMKRKQFEKSEVVAGKQGIHRQVKWVHVVEITNIEKLLNGQELILSTGVSFGNNMEKFKSFVQQLINCQAAGLCIEKGAYIPSIPQEIINLANAQAFPLILFHQEVSFVDITQDIHSVLINQQYQMISQLESYSQTLNKKLLTITHEMQILHYLQEHLETQIIYENKSGERFFIPDVPIHERKKIVCSMNADLLKERYLRESVQVMDKQHGIIHILSHDRVLSEFDHLLLDRTITALAQHILRGLYVEEKRRLEESEWLRSWLEGGQSKESIRDFLGRNEAVFHKGGVVLLCKKKNQHAPALDKTYLTLLFRSIFEQQGFSVFFTEMKNTLTVILINRREEKGWKDRLSEGVANILGKQKDSKGNYSLRFAVGKYVLPLDQLSKSYQSSWEAMQIQEQLLKDEYFSFFEDLHIYRLISFMQKHHDLRDFVMEYLEPVIIYDQKHNGKLLETLKIYLSCNGSKKETASKLYIVRQTLYHRIQKLESLLGEDFMTSEKRLVIEFMVMVYEYLNTTNSYLDGDSKTFSF
- the hydA gene encoding dihydropyrimidinase, with translation MAAKKLIKNGIIVTASDQYEADILIDGETISSIGLNLSSADAEVIDAKGCYIFPGAIDPHTHLDMPFGGTVTKDDFESGTMAAAFGGTTSIIDFCLTEKGRPLKDAIKTWHEKSKDKAVIDYSFHLMIGEMNETVMKELPQVIEKEGITSFKVFMAYKNVFQADDATLFHTLKAAKDLGALVMVHAENGDVIDYLTKEALENGNTDPIYHALTRPPEVEGEATGRAAQLTSLADSQLYVVHVSCAEAVEKIAEARNKGVEIWGETCPQYLALDKSYLEKPNFEGAKYVWSPPLRDKWHQEVLWNALKSGQLQTLGSDQCSFDFEGQKTLGKGDFTKIPNGGPMIEDRVSILFSEGVKKGRISINQFVDIVSTRVAKLFGMFPKKGTISVGADADIVIFDPNHERVISATTHHMAVDYNAFEGMKITGEPVSVLVRGDFVVRDKQFVGKAGSGQYIKRNRYGAASQLKQNETLSI
- a CDS encoding CoA-acylating methylmalonate-semialdehyde dehydrogenase encodes the protein MAITSKDTRVLQNFIDGKWVDSKGSEKMEVINPATKECLVKVPISTKEDVEEAVKAAKLAFKTWKDMPVPKRARIMYAYHHLLTKNHDELAKLIVLENGKAFKEAHGEVQRGLECVEFAAGAPTLMMGETLSNIAEDIDSSMYRYPLGVVGGITPFNFPMMVPLWMFPLAIACGNTFVLKPSERTPMLANRLVELFTEAGAPDGVLNIVHGAHDVVNGLLDHEDVKAISFVGSQPVAKYVFETAAKNGKRVQALSGAKNHHVVMPDANIEKAAQHILTSAFGSAGQRCMACSAVVVVGDNDSFVEELKNKSNSLTIGNGMDEDVLLTPVIRESHREKVLGYIKKGVSEGASLIRDGRKEMDEMTEGNYLGPTIFDHVTPEMTIAKEEIFAPVLSLLRAKDLDEALAHIEKSRFGNGATIYTKDAKAVRQFREEADAGMIGVNVGVPATMAFFPFSGWKDSFYGDLHVNGKDGVNFFTRKKMITSRYDF